Within Caloenas nicobarica isolate bCalNic1 chromosome 20, bCalNic1.hap1, whole genome shotgun sequence, the genomic segment GTGTTCCCTGTGGATGGGGAGATGATCCTCAGTGTGTTTAACCTACTTGAAATATCTTATGTTGTGGACataaatgtgtgtatttttaagtattCTCTACTTATGCGTTTAATCTCTTTACTGTTTAGATGCCCGTCAACACTGAGATAACGTATCCACAGTTATATGAAGGCTTTCTACCTGTTTGTAATTTGTATGTTCACATGTAAGTAGAAGATTCTGCATCTGTTCAATTGCTATTCCTTGTAAAGGTCCAATTTACTAGAAGTAGCAGGGCTTTATGCATCTTTGGTGTTGCGGTTGTACTGCTTGTTGGTTCTGAGCAAGGTGGAATTTGCATATGAGCAAGGGACAGCAGTGCTTAGAGTAAAATTCTCAGCAGGCAGCCGTCTtgtgaaaatgaatgtgttAACTAAATAATCCGGCTTCACCAAGATGGAGCGCACATCTATACTTTCAATGTCTAGAGGGTCATCATTACACCTAGAAGAGGGGTTTTAAGTACCTGTTGTGTACATTTGCTGTCTGAATTCTGTGTAGATATCTCTGTTGGAATGGGGTGGGTGTTTGACTTCAAGCTTTGTTTCAGTTATAAGGGGAGAAAAGACTAACACTTAAGTGTAGGTGTTCCTTAATTAAGCTGAAAAGTTGTTCCACAGGCAAGTAATTTGTCTATAGAAATCTCTTTGAGATGCTGTaagaatacacatttttaatgctgaTCTGTGTGTAGAGTCCTACTGTGTTATTTTCCTGAGACTTACCGTTATGTGCTTGCTGTACATATGCTCTGGGATGAGAGGACAAGTTCTGGTTTTTAGTAAATGGATTTAGCATAAAAACTGAGTAATGGTCACTGCAgataaggttttattttgttttccttgcaggCAGCGCTTACTTTCGGTGTGCCAGATTATGGATTTTCAAATTGATGATATTTTAAACCCAagtaagaaaatgcattttaatccTTGTGTTTCCTGGGGTGGTGGGTGTCACTTGATATCCAggtgctttttctgtttggtggAGAATTGTCCCTGGCTTCCAGCTTGTATGCACAGGCACATCACAAAAAGAGCCATTTAACCAACCTCCTTGCCATTCTTGTGCTATATTGCCATACACAGCTACTCTTGCGGCCCTTGCTGTGGCCCTTGGACAAACTGGTTCTAATGAGCAGTTCTCCTCCTTATTCCTTACACAGGCTAATCCAGTTCTTTAACTGAGGGGAGTTCTGCATGCGACAAGTCTGTTGAACAGCTGGTCTGGAGAGCAGTCTGTGACATACTTGAAATAGTATAAGAATAGGTGGTAACGAAAATTATCCTGACAACTCTGGCATGCTGTAGGTTTTTCTTATGCTGGTGCCTGTGTGGGAAGCAGTTTAATTTTTGCTTCACTATTTTCAATATCTAGGAGTGATGATTCTGGTACAACAAAAACAGCTTAGTAAAGGCTATTCTGAAGAACTCTTCTGGCTCTGCCTTGTCTCAGACATTCAAAGCCTTCGTAATCATCTTTCACAAAGCTTGCTTGGAATAGAGCCAAAAAGTCCCTGCAGTTCGAACTGCTGTCTTCCGTTAGCCTGATAGTTACAGTGAGGCTCTGTCTTCAGACCTGTAGTTGAAGATCGATACGCTTTCTCCCCGACTTCTGTTTTAATGGGAAGCTGTATGTTGATAGTCTTTCTCTTAGATGCCATTTTCGTTTGTGAAATTGCATAGAACTGCTAAGACATTGGAGATTCGTAGCTTGGTGCTAGTTTTTGTGTACTCAGTGAGATCTTTGCAAGGCGAGTAGGGGAAGAACTAATTTGGACTCTGTTTTgtaatttctgtctcttctctgAATTATGTTTTGCCCAAATTTTTCTAAGCAATGGCAATGCATGTGGAAACCAGAATACTGATGGCTTCTAATTcctatttcagaaacaaagagGACAGCTCGCTTTTTGAGCGGCATTCTCAACTTTGTGAATTTCAGAGAATTCCGACGTGAGGCTTACTTGGAGTTACAGCAGAACTATGTAAGATTGGGTGCCATGTTACTCCAGATACCTACTTAAGGATAATGTTAACTTGGAACTGGGAACATAAagattgtggggttttttttaatcacatgtTTAAATATTGCATTTGAATCTTCAGTGTTGCTGAGTAATACAGAAAGGTAGTAGTTTAATATTATGTAAAATTTGTACAGCTGTATTACACGTTATAAGCTTGCACAGCTATTGTAAACGGTTTAAGAAAAACCTTGGCAAAGCCCTTGAGGAAACATGTCAGTTTAGAAGAGTGGATGAGTTTGTCGATATTGTCAAGGTTTCTGTATGACCATGACCAAGTTATTACTTGGGCTattatctgaattttttttccagtaacttATTTGATAGTTTAGCCTGGTAAGCAAAGGTCTGACACCTCACATCATTTGGAGAAAAGATAAATGTAAGTCATGGGGCTGAAGTGGGAATTGCAGGTGGCTTCTCTTCTGAATATCTAAGTAGTTTAGAGAGAGTGCATTTCATGTGAAAAAATGATGAGCAGGTTTCTAATAGAAGCCCAGAAAGAAACcatattcctttaaaataaaaaaaatctccaaatatTAATTTGCAGAAACTGGCTATGGAGAAACGCCAACAACTGGAGGCTTCAAATCAGGAGGCAGCAATGAAACTGGAGAAACTGAAGTGAGTATGAGGAGTAAGCACTGAGAGATGCACTACTTGACTTGGCTGTTGTTCCTGTTCAGTGCACACGATCTGGACAGGCTGAATTGACAGGCTGAGGTCAATTGTATGAGATTCAACAACACTAAATGCTGGAtgctgcacttgggtcataacaaccccatgcaatgctacaggattggggaagagtggctggaaagctgcctgatGCAAAAGCATCTGGGGGTGCTTGTCAACAgaagctgaatatgagccagcagtgtgcccaggtggccaagaatgccaccagcatcctggcttgtatctgCACTAGTgcggccagcaggaccagggcgaTGGTGAGGttgcacctcgaatcctggaTTCAGTTTTGAGCTTCTCACTACAGGAAAGTCCTTGAGGTGCTgcagcaagttcagagaaggggctggagcacaagtgtgatgggagcggctgagggagcctggggggttcagcctggagaacaggagctgaggggagaccttctgatctctgaactgcctgaaaggagcttggagccagggggcttggtctcttctcccaaataacgagtgataggacgagaggaaacggcctcaagttgtgccaggggagatttagattcGATATTGAGAGTAATTTCTacccagaaagggttgttgggcattggaacaggctgcccaggacagtggtggcatcaccatccctggaggggtttaaaagatgtgtagatgcggttcttagggacacagtttagtggtGAACTTGGCAGCATTAgcttaatggttggacttgaaCTTAAGAGTCTCTTCAAACctaaatgattctctgattctataaGGAGTGTCTGAACAGGAACTGAGTAGCTGAGCTGTGTTATCAGACAGAATTGTTTGATAACTACTATAGGAACTTTTAATTTGAGCTGACTTGACTTCTTTGGCTCCTTTCTGACTACTTTGCTGGTTAGCCTCCCCAGGGAATAAGCCAGAAAATATAGAGGTGCTGCTGTTGGGTTGCACTCAGCTATAGAAGTAGCTCTACTGGCATTAGGCTAGAAGAGTtccttgcagaaaataaaaatgtgactttGAGCGTGTGTGGATGCTTTAAGATACTGTATTTTGTATGTTGGGGACTACGATGAAACTTTTTGCTGTTAGAGTTAGTTTTTAGTGATATGTCTTTATCTTTAGCTATAGGAAGCCTATCTTTAACTTAATAGATGGGTAAAATTGGCTTCCTTAGTTTTTTGTCATGTTTGCCCCATTCTCTGTTTCAGGCCATTTAGTCCTGTGTCTTTGCACCGTtaagttttggtttttgcttgtgCATAATAGGATGCAGAGATGGCTGGCTTCCAAAATAgtggttttttctttgataGCTGCTCTTGGTATGTGCTAGACAGGAGGTTCTCTAGTTAGCTATAGGTCTACCCTTATACAAGTTGTTTCTATGGCAGGTAATACTATGCAAATATCAAATgaaaatcacaacaaaaattGGTAGAAGCGttgttcttttgtgttttgcttaGCACTGTCTTTAAATTTAGTCCTCTGTTTTGCTTGTACCACTTCTTGCCAAAATAGCTCTTTAGATTATACTTCGACTATGAAATCCTACAAGCAAAGGACAGCAAGGTCTATTGATTGAGACTCTTGCCCTATTTATTAAAGTTACTGATTGTAAGCTCTTTAGAGAGAGTGGTTGTTTTATCTACTGTACTCTGACCTGACTATAGTGATGCTGAAACTGTccaatatctttattttttgcttagCACCATTCCAGTTGAACATCAAGCAGAGGTCAAGCAACTGACAGAAGATATtagagagctggagcagctaCTAAGGCAAGACTATCGTCGGAAGCAAGTATGATCTTGTTATGTATttctctgaaatgctgctgtggCTTCTGATCATAGGTTTCCTTATTCCTGTTGATTTTGTTCCCCTCCTGTTTCTACAAATGATAAAGGAGAGTTTTCTGATATAAAACGAAGGTCATCACAGTGCAATGTCTTGTCTAATCGGTAGCACCAACTCTTCATTTCACTGTAAGGAATGTGAAACATACTTGAAATCAGGGAATACAAAGGTGTAATAGACTCTTTTTGAGATGTGTTACTGCAATGACTTGGGTGATACCTGTGTTACTGTTCAGGAGTGTGTTGTGTATGTTTCCTTGTggaatttctttgttttccacctGAATTTGAAGAATTGGAATTGGAGGTATGAGCCATGGCAGGAAAGGAGGCCTAAGAAGGGTCACCTGAGGGAATGCCTGGCAAAAATAGTAGGGTTGATTGCAGGGGTAACTTGTCAGCAATGGCAACTTGCCTCTAAGGCCTCATAGGTaactttttcagctgttttggaaaagaaaacaaacacacaaaaaatctgtagttagttttttttcttatgttaagTCCTATCTCtactattaatattattaacCATGTGTTTGACCTCTATGCTATTTGGGATCTTGTATCAACTTAGTTTTTTTCTCAAGACCAGTGCTTCTGGTGAAGGATGTTGTGTGTTTAACAGTGCCAGGGTCAGTAAGAATAGAGGCAGTCCATCTCTTATCCCTGTTCCTAGTTACCTATTGCTGGCTGCATCCCTAGTGATCCCAGTGGCTTTCGTGATGATTATCTTCTTACCCgtcttttacattttacagaTAGCAATTTTGTCTGCTGCTTATGGCACTCCAAAGAAACTATATTTGAGATTTCTCTTGTAGACAGATCTGTGACAGAAGGGTAAAGGAGGTAGCAGTTGTAGAGATGCTTATTTAAAgtttgttgcttgttttttagACAGCTTTGCAAGAAGTGATTTCGCAAAAGAAGACAGATATTGCAGAGAGGGCCCGAAAGCTGGTAAGTACACCTCTGTGTAAGCTGTAGCTTACATCTCAGATCAACTAAGAGAGATCTTTCTAGGATCAAATTATGATGTTCAAGTGGTGATTAGTTGGTGTGTTTTTAACTGATTTGGCttcagttttttttcttcccatggcAGCTTTACTGCAGTAGCTTGTTTTATTGTTAACTTTAAATACGCATCTCTGCAATGTAAAACTCTGTGTTCAGGAAGCTGATCTGGACTTCTGAGAAGCTGTGGGCTTACCTTGGGTGCATAGAATGGCTAATGAGGCAGCTGCTGACCTACCTGGTGGGGACAAAACAGGAGATTTTTGAGAAGTCATGCAGGAGCTTGTTACTCCTCTTCTAGGCTAATATATCTGGCTCTGAAACCCTGCAGTGACTGCCTGGGTTGCCCTCAGTGAGGGGTTCTGAAGGAGAGAGCTGCTAGTAATACACACTAACTAGCAGGTTTTTTGTGGAGTACTAGTTAATTGCTATTCTTGTGACTTAGTGTTGCACACCAGTAAGCACGCTCAGGGAGAAAAATGGACTGTTAACTGCTTTGATTTGGAATGTTAATGCTATTTagaggaatttatttttaaaacaaactttctAATGAGGAATGACTTAGAACAGAGAAAAGAACCTGTCTAACCAAAAGATCCAGGCAAAGCATCCCTCACAATTCCTCTTTGTTCACCTAATCGTTAATATTGAAAATGTTTGTCTTGTTAACTAGAATGAGCTTAAAGTGACAATGGCTACTTTGAAAGAAGAACAAGAGCAGCTGAAATCAAAAATAGTGGAGAGTCCAGAGgaactgaaaaattacaaagaaCTGATGAAAGAGACTGttaagaaactgaagaaatccAAGGTGAGGTTTTCCTCAGTCCACACAAGGAGGTATTCTGTTATAAAAAGCACATGTTTTACTGAACTGTCATAATCTGGAGCTATTTCTTGAATGACTTATACTTCTAGTCAAAAATCAACAAACAGTAACTAGTCTGAAAGGAAATCACAacttctgagaaaaacaaaaaaacacctacAACCAATTTTCAGTTGCGTTGGTGGCTTTTTTGgggtgtggattttttttcaatcaggATTGCAGTCACTACTGCTTTGTCCTGGATGAGTAACTGTTTATTTGTGAAACTAGATGTAGAACTCTTGAATCTATACTCAACCTGTCTGGCTGTTATCTCTCAAGAGATGACAATATTTTGGCAGTTCACAAATGTCCTTGGATTTAGAACACATACTACATAGTGTTTCTGTTATCATTCCATATTTCTGGAATTGGTGGCTCTCTCCACTAGTATGCTGAACAGAGTTCTCTtcctagctttttttttaatagtaatgTCAAGTCTTTCAATGTTTGTAGTTCATGATTGTTCATATGTCAGTGAAACTTGCATAACTTTGTCTCCCTGTGTATTTTTGTTCCAAAGGTGTGAACTTTATTACTGTAATTCCAGGCATCTGTTTTTATAATGCTTTACATAACTCCCAGTGTATAATTTCTTCACTGTAcagttttttctgttctgaaagcTCTTCTGATGAGCTAGTTAGTTCAGAGTAAAACAATTGCATGTCACTTTTCCTGTGCtttccaagtaaaaaaaaatatatatacaaactgAAGGTCTCATTTCACTAACTACTTAGAGGGAGTGGGTACAAAAAGTCAATATGTATTAATACtacacaaaataaatgctgaacTCCAAAGCTGGCTTATTAATagtcttttctctttaaagcaaGAAGTTATTGAGAAATATGAAGTTTATAGAGACCTAGTTGAGGTTCTGCCGTCATGCCAACAAGAGGTGCAATTATATcaaaagaagatggaaagaCAAGGAGCAAATGTGGAGAGACTGGCCAGTGTCTTAGCAGAGGTTTGTATTATCCAGATTAGATCTGGTTAGGGAGAACTTTGTCTAAGCAAGATAGGTGATCATAATCAAATGTCTGTATTGCGAAAGTTCCCGCCTCCCCTCTTCtccaaaaataaagaatttggATAACTTCAAAATCTCGTTCTTAAACACATCAGtaacacagagctgctgctttgctgcatgCCACTAGCTAATATACTGTTGACCACTTTTAATAGTCAAAGCCTTTGTTACCATAGAAACCTGACCTAAAATAGTTTGAACTGTCTTGGGCTTGTTGGCAGGAAATGGTGGAAGAATAGTGAGATCAAGTTTCTTCTGCCTAGAGAGCAGAAACTAAGGGCAAAAAATGAATACTTGAAGAAGAGTCATGTGTTAAATGACTTTAATTTTATTAGTGTTACTAAACCAGCCTTTCCCTGATGCAAGGTTTGTTGCAACACAGTACTTTGCTATTTGCTACTCAGTTTTGGGAGAATGCAATTTTTAGAAGCATTTCAAAAATAGTATGCAGTCTTTTGGAGGATTTGTATAGCACGTGTTCAAATCACACTTGGCTGAGAGCTATAGCAAAACTCACAGTAACTTCTGAAAATGATTCAAAGTCATGGGATCTTAACTTGGATGTATTTAGAATCGGATAAGGACTAGGGAACTGGGATTTAACTGGGAGAATTAGTTAGCAATTAGATcttcaaaaagcagaaagctaGTTCTAATCTCAGTAAATTAACAGGGTGTGCTGTTTCAATTATCTTTCCTCCATTTAATTCATTTCAATACTTATGTTCTCTAGGTCAGAAATCTGGAGGACCAGCTTGAGAATGCTCATATAGAGCTGAAAAAGGCAAAGACAGATGAAATGTCCTTAAAGAGACTGGTCACTGCAAAACATGAGAAACTGTCTACACTTGAaataaggagagaaaagaagcgTGAAGAAGTTGAGCAATATAAGCACACTATATTTGAGTATGGATGAGTTGACACTGCTGCCTGATattattttatgtctttgttaTGTGCTACCAAAATTCTTGTCTGGTACAAACACCTAGCTTAacaataagaagaaaatgagtGATATGGGATAGCTTTGCGTGAAGACCAGtagtgctgcaggcagggacttAGGGTCTCAAATCAATAATTGCAATGTGACTTGACAGCAATTCTTTTATTGGAGCactaatttaatttataatgCTTATTCTTGATTCTTTTATCTTATTAAAGAGAATGTCACATTGGGATAATTTTCCAACTTATCAGACTTCAACAAAGCCCCATTTGCCTTTCATGAATTTTTCATAATTTCCCTTGCCACTTTTGCTCGTTATCAAAGATGTTTGAGACCCATGGGGAAATGGGGCTCGTATCTCGGAGGAGTATTATCCTGACACGATGcttctaaaacaaaagcaaaagtgtCATTTGATCAAAGCCTCTCAGCCCATCTTCCTTCCTACCACATACTAAAGGCAAGCGGCAAGGCAGTGTTTACAGCACAGCAGtcgcttcagcagcagcaaactgcaGTGTTGTAAGGTCATGGCTTCACTGTGAGATTGGAAGTGCTGAACTCTTATAGAGAAAGCTTAttagataactttttttttttttttgctgcatgGATAGGAAAGGGAGTATGGAAAACTATTAGCTGGGTAGATTAACTATGATGGGAGAGAGCTTTTTCCATATAGCTGAGAGATTCAACTAAGATTTAGTCATTCTGAAAGGCTTGTGTGGTGTGTAGAATGGCAGTGAGATTTGCAggcttcctttgcttttcatccAGTGTATTGTACCAGCTAAATGAGATTAATTAAAGttacttttccttccaaataatgaatgaaaataatgtaatgTGATGCTCCTTTATGTGAAGTTGctgatttatgtttttaatgtgtTGGATATTGCCCTTGAGTGATACAATTAGATGCTTTGATAAGAAAGAGGGCATGGGAGGTAACCTTGAgttgaaaaagcatttttgccAGTGAATAAGAGAATGTGTCCTGACTCTTCCCTTTAATCGGAAGATGTAAGAAGGCTCTTTCTAAGTATGAGTGACTTCAGCCATTCTTTAGAGAAGGCAACTGTTACAGTTCCAGCTGTAATTATTGTACAAGTGCTTACTATAAACTGGTAGGTGGTTTTGCACTTGAAATCAGAGTAAATCTTCTGTTCCCTTTGATTATATGGCAGCTCACAGCTGGAGCAATCTGAATTTACCTACAAGCTGGGGAAATACTATTTGGTCTTTATTTGCTATGCAGTGAAATGATGGCCTGGAAGTTGCAGATAACATACACAGATGTCTAGGACTGGCGGGAGGGGATCTGAGGCTAAGGAAAATGTGTAGCTTCCACTTATGCTGAAACAGAGTGCTTTAAAGGTGATCTAGTGGCTGGCCTTTAGGCTGGGCTCTTCACTGACACCTGTACCGCGCTacacaaaagcaggaaaatgcagtgtCCAGATGTCAGAGAGTTGCCTTGACTTGCATCAGCTGAGGATCTTCAACATACTCCTTTAACTCCACTTTGAATTTCACTTCTTGTACCTAAGTTCTAGTTTAAGAATGGTTCAAGTTTCCAAGCAAGTAAATGCTGTACAGCGTGGCTTCTAGAAGCTGCTAGTTTCATGcttataaaatgaaaactctGCTTGTGGTGGGGTTAAGTTTAATCTGGGATTAGTCATGTCTCAGTACTaactttttccccccacttttaGATATTGTGACAAACTGCAGGAGAAGAGGGGTGCTGTCTGTGATAAAGTGACAGctattgaaaaggaaaaacaaaatgcaagatTCAAAATTCAGCAGTTGAAGGAGAatgctgaaaaagaagaaatgaaagccaAGGTGAGGTGTTTTTGTGTggtgtcccttttttttttttttttgaggaattcTGCTTGTTATtctcaaaactgatttttaactTGGACTGTGtagaaaaaggaacatttaCCCTAAAAACAAATAGTCTGTACAGGTGGTGGTTTGGGTGGATAGTGGGAGGGAGAGCACATCCTGCTTGTGGTGTAACTGGGTTTGTGCTAGGGCTTGTGCTCATCTTTGCAGGCTGTACGTGGCCCTCAGGAGAAATGGGGTTTGCAGACCTGTAGGAAAAGATTCTGGAATGGTGTGATTGCGCAGTGTTTTGGGAGGTGAAATTAAACTCGTCTTCCCACCTATGCCTGTAGCAGATACTGTGCTAGTTCTGTGATGTCTGTTTTTTGTATCGTGGTACTTCCAGCTCTACGCAGTTGTaagcagtggatttttttttttttttggcccctGCAACCTGACCTGTGGGGCTTTAAAATTCTGTTGTAGTGATGGCCAGTACTGGAATCCTCTTGACAGTCCCCCTCAAATCCAGGATGTCACAAACCCTTTCTTCCTAGGTTTTCAGGAAGATGTATGTCTAGCTCAGCTTTGGAAAGAGAGGGAGATCCTGATGGGTTGAGAGTAGGGGATGACAGTCTGCCTGGAGGGTCTCATCCTATCTGTTCATTACTGAAGTACTATCCATGCTGGGAGGACAATGGTGGCAGTCACGGTGGCAGAGACCTCGGTGACACAGGTTAACATATAGTAGTGTGAATACTGAGCTAGTGctgtggtgttttatttttttgacaaTCTTAGTATTGTCACCTCTAGAGTTACAACAGAATTGCGACATTGGGATTTTTACTTGTGCCTGCTCTTGTTCTTCTGATGTTTTGTAACTTCTCTGTGTTCTGTGAATGCTGCTGCTTAAGCCTGGGATGAGTTACCTTTGAAATCACTTGAGACCACCAGACTGCTCTCATTTAAGTACTTATGAAGCAGAAATGTTAACTTTGCTGatggatgttttgttttgtttttgttcccCCCCTTTATCTGCTCTTTCTAGGAAATATCCCGAAATTTGAAGGCTGGGTTGGAGAAGTTTCATGACTCTCTCATTAAGACAGCAGAAAGTTATGCAGcctcaagagaagaaaaaattgctgAACTGAAGAAGGGGCTGCTTAGACTTCAGACTTCTGGAAGTAGTTCTTAGACCTGTTTTCACTTGTATTCCACTTCTCATGTCAGTCCAGTCTATATCCCAGCTTGACAAGATACAGGAAGCCAAGCATTCCTTAACTGCTCTGATAATTTCTGGGTTATCGGTTATCTTTCTTTTTCGGTGGTGCTATACACATTCAAAGTAAACTCCTGTGACTTGGTATTGTGTAAGTAGAACGGTCATATCTGCTTTCTCATAAAGACAGGTCAGAGGTTGTGTTCTGCCGCTTGGATGTTACAGCAGCTCTTGGGAAAGAGATTCTCAAAAGCTTCAAATAGTTACTAGAAGGAATTACTCCAGCCAGCAGGTAATTTTGATGGGATAAGCTTACTGTCCTTCAGGT encodes:
- the NUF2 gene encoding kinetochore protein Nuf2; this encodes MEAFTFPRYSPDDIISYLRSHVLAGAEARNLVKEDVFDNPKPDVLRMVYMRILQKVYGISLEHFYMMPVNTEITYPQLYEGFLPVCNLYVHMQRLLSVCQIMDFQIDDILNPKTKRTARFLSGILNFVNFREFRREAYLELQQNYKLAMEKRQQLEASNQEAAMKLEKLNTIPVEHQAEVKQLTEDIRELEQLLRQDYRRKQTALQEVISQKKTDIAERARKLNELKVTMATLKEEQEQLKSKIVESPEELKNYKELMKETVKKLKKSKQEVIEKYEVYRDLVEVLPSCQQEVQLYQKKMERQGANVERLASVLAEVRNLEDQLENAHIELKKAKTDEMSLKRLVTAKHEKLSTLEIRREKKREEVEQYKHTIFEYCDKLQEKRGAVCDKVTAIEKEKQNARFKIQQLKENAEKEEMKAKEISRNLKAGLEKFHDSLIKTAESYAASREEKIAELKKGLLRLQTSGSSS